The Herpetosiphonaceae bacterium genome includes a region encoding these proteins:
- a CDS encoding condensation domain-containing protein produces LEAQRSYWKAQLGHALSALELPTDYSRPATRSFRGAHEALVLSGDLTTALTTLSQQENATLFMLLLAAFKTLLYRYTGQEDIVVGSPIANRTRHGIENLIGFFVNMLALRTDLSGNPSFRQLVARVREVCLEGYTYQDLPFEQVVEAVLPSRSTSRMPLFTVAFALQNAPLPPLDLPDVTAQPLAIDNGTTKYDLTLTVLETAEGLHAALEYDTDLFESTTIAGMLEHFHTLLHGIILDPDQRISDLPLISEAEQRLLEEWGNA; encoded by the coding sequence GCTCGAAGCCCAGCGATCGTACTGGAAGGCGCAGCTCGGCCATGCGCTCTCGGCGCTCGAACTCCCCACCGATTATTCTCGTCCGGCGACCCGATCGTTTCGCGGCGCGCACGAAGCGCTTGTGCTGTCCGGCGACCTGACGACAGCGCTCACTACCTTGAGCCAGCAAGAGAACGCGACTCTGTTTATGCTGCTGCTGGCTGCATTCAAGACCTTGCTGTACCGCTACACCGGCCAGGAGGACATCGTCGTCGGCTCGCCGATCGCCAACCGAACCCGGCATGGGATCGAAAACCTGATCGGCTTCTTTGTCAATATGCTGGCGCTCCGCACGGATCTTTCAGGCAATCCAAGCTTCCGCCAGCTTGTCGCGCGCGTCCGTGAGGTCTGTCTGGAAGGCTACACCTACCAGGATCTGCCGTTCGAGCAGGTGGTCGAGGCGGTGCTGCCATCGCGGAGCACCAGCCGCATGCCGCTGTTTACGGTAGCCTTCGCGCTACAGAATGCGCCGCTGCCGCCGCTCGACCTGCCGGATGTGACGGCGCAGCCGCTTGCCATCGACAACGGGACCACCAAGTATGACCTGACTTTGACGGTGCTGGAGACGGCCGAAGGGCTGCACGCCGCACTGGAGTACGATACCGACCTGTTCGAGTCCACCACGATTGCCGGGATGCTGGAGCACTTTCACACCCTGCTGCACGGGATCATCCTCGACCCCGACCAGCGCATCTCGGATTTGCCGCTGATCTCCGAGGCGGAGCAGCGTTTGCTGGAGGAGTGGGGGAATGCATAG